The following coding sequences are from one Triticum dicoccoides isolate Atlit2015 ecotype Zavitan chromosome 4A, WEW_v2.0, whole genome shotgun sequence window:
- the LOC119285124 gene encoding UDP-glucuronate 4-epimerase 3-like, whose amino-acid sequence MAPQLTGAPGSAAAAGGAAAVKPQFHHYHHHRLPPRHHHPPSLLSKLAFWSVCSLALLLAFLLLAPSSAPAPRAAPDSPRRSLHARPDSAAAWGGAAWERKVRASARARRPGLSVLVTGAAGFVGCHAAAALRRRGDGVLGLDNFNDYYDPALKRGRAALLARSGVYVVDGDIADAELLAKLFDVAPFTHVLHLAAQAGVRHALVDPMSYVRANVAGLVALLEAARAADPQPAIVWASSSSVYGLNSHVPFSEHDRTDRPASLYAATKKAGEEIAHVYNHIYGLSLTALRFFTVYGPWGRPDMAYFFFTRDILAGRPITVYESSGGGTHQTTISRDFTYIDDIVKGCIGALDTAGRSTGSGGKKRGPAPFRTYNLGNTSPVPVTQLVDLLEKMLKVKAVRRVVKMPRNGDVPYTHANISLAQRELGYRPSTDLQTGLKKFVRWYLEYYNPELAVKQKQHGSSNGKGSRGRNGSTSSAR is encoded by the coding sequence ATGGCGCCGCAGCTGACCGGCGCGcccggctcggcggcggcggcgggcggcgccgcgGCCGTCAAGCCGCAGTTccaccactaccaccaccaccGCCTGCCCCCGCGCCACCACCACCCGCCCTCGCTCCTCTCCAAGCTCGCCTTCTGGTCCGTCTGCTCCCTCGCGCTGCtcctcgccttcctcctcctcgccccctCCTCCGCCCCCGCTCCGCGCGCCGCCCCCGACTCCCCGCGCCGCTCCCTCCACGCCCGCCCCGACTCCGCCGCCGCCTGGGGCGGCGCCGCCTGGGAGAGGAAGGTGCGGGCCTCCGCGCGCGCCAGGCGCCCCGGCCTCTCCGTCCTCGTCACCGGCGCCGCGGGCTTCGTCGGCTgccacgccgccgccgcgctgcgccGCCGCGGCGACGGCGTCCTCGGCCTCGACAACTTCAACGACTACTACGACCCCGCCCTCAAGCGCGGCCGGGCCGCGCTGCTCGCGCGCTCGGGCGTCTACGTcgtcgacggcgacatcgccgacgCCGAGCTCCTCGCCAAGCTGTTCGACGTCGCGCCCTTCACGCACGTCCTGCACCTCGCGGCCCAGGCTGGCGTGCGCCACGCGCTCGTTGACCCCATGTCGTATGTGCGGGCGAACGTCGCTGGGCTCGTCGCGCTGCTTGAGGCGGCTCGCGCGGCCGACCCGCAGCCGGCGATCGTCTGGGCATCCTCGTCTTCGGTCTACGGGCTCAACTCCCATGTGCCTTTCTCCGAGCATGACAGGACGGACCGACCCGCGTCTCTCTACGCGGCCACCAAGAAGGCTGGTGAGGAGATCGCTCATGTCTACAACCACATCTATGGCCTCTCGCTCACCGCCCTCCGGTTTTTCACCGTATATGGGCCGTGGGGGCGCCCCGACATGGCATACTTCTTCTTCACCCGGGACATTCTTGCTGGTCGGCCAATCACGGTTTATGAGAGCTCCGGTGGAGGCACACACCAGACCACCATTTCCCGGGATTTCACCTACATTGATGATATTGTGAAAGGGTGTATTGGGGCATTGGATACAGCTGGGCGGAGCACAGGCAGCGGCGGCAAGAAGCGAGGGCCAGCGCCATTCAGGACATACAATTTGGGGAACACTTCTCCAGTGCCGGTGACACAGCTTGTGGATTTACTGGAGAAGATGCTCAAGGTGAAGGCCGTGAGGAGGGTTGTCAAGATGCCAAGGAACGGGGATGTGCCGTACACACATGCTAACATCAGCCTTGCACAGCGGGAGCTTGGGTATCGGCCATCCACTGATCTCCAAACAGGGCTCAAGAAGTTCGTGCGGTGGTATCTTGAGTACTACAATCCTGAGTTGGCTGTGAAGCAGAAGCAGCATGGCAGTAGCAATGGCAAGGGTTCACGCGGTCGGAATGGCAGCACGAGCAGCGCAAGATGA